Within Nocardioides rotundus, the genomic segment GAGACGATCTCGCGCAGCTCCTCGGGGCTGCGCCCCTCGGTCAGGCTCCCGCGATTGGCGCGGGCGGTGAGAGTCGTGGCGGCGGTCATGCGCGCACCCCCTGGTCGTTGGTGACGCCGGCGGGCGGCCGGATCTGCCCGAGCATCTTCAGGCTGAAGGCCCGCAGGCAGGACCGGCAGGCCCACGACCCGTGCGGCGAGGTGACCTGGCCGTCGGCGTCCTCGACCTCGTGGGGGCGCAGGTCCTCGTCCCCGCAGTAGGGGCACAGGGTCGGGAAGGCTCGCTCGCTCATACGCCCGCCTCCTCCAGCACGGCCTCGCCTCGGAGTACGGCGTCGTCCGCGCGGCCGACCCACTGGGCGAAGGACTCGTCGTCGTGGCGCTCGGCCAGGAAGGCCCGGACGACGTTGGTGACGTAGTCGTCCAGCCCGGCGCTGGTCACCTTGTGGGCGCGCAGCTTGCGACCGAAGCCCGCCTCGAGCCCGAGGCCGCCGCCGAGGTGGACCTGGAAGCCCTCGACCTGCTGGCCGCTCTCGTCCATGACGAGCTGGCCCTTGAGCCCGATGTCGGCGACCTGGGTCCGGGCGCAGGCGTTGGGGCAGCCGTTGACGTTGACCGAGATCGGCACCTCGAGGTCGGGGAAGCGCTGCTCCAGCTCGGTGACCAGGCGCCGCGCCCGCTCCTTGGTGTCGACGATCGCCAGCTTGCAGAACTCGATGCCGGTGCAGGCCATCGTGGTCCGTCGCCAGTTGCTCGGCCGCGCGGTGAGCCCGATCCGCTCGAGATCCTCGACGAAGGCGTCGGTGTCGGTGCCGTCGACGCCGATCACCACCAGCTTCTGGTACGCCGTGAGCCGGGCGCCGTCGGCGTCGTACTTCTCCACCAGGTCGCCGAGCGCGGTCAGCGTGGTGCCGTCGATCCGGCCGACCAGCGGGGTCGCGCCGACGTAGAAGCGGCCGTCCTTCTGCTCGTGCACGCCGATGTGGTCGCCCTGGACGGCCGGCGCCTCGGGGGAGGGGCAGTCGACCAGGGTGCGGTGGAGGTACTCGCTCTCCAGCACCTCGCGGAACTTCTCCACCCCCCAGTCCGCGACCAGGAACTTCAGCCGGGCGCGCGAGCGCAGCCGGCGGTAGCCGTAGTCGCGGAAGATCGAGATCACGCCCTCCCAGGCGTCGGCGACCTCGTCGACCGGGATCCACACGCCCAGCTTCTGGGCGAGCATCGGGTTGGTGGACAGCCCGCCGCCGACCCACAGGTCGAAGCCGGGGCCGTGCTCGGGGTGGACGGTGCCCACGAAGGAGACGTCGTTCACCTCGGGCGCCACGTCGTGGCTGGGGTGCCCGGTCAGCGCGGTCTTGAACTTCCGCGGGAGGTTGGAGAAGTCCGGGTTGCCGATGTAGCGGCGCTTGATCTCGGCGAGCGCCTCGGTGCCGTCGATGATCTCGTCCTTGGCGATCCCGGCCACCGGCGAGCCCAGGAAGCCGCGCGGGGAGTCGCCGCAGGCCTCCAGGGTGGTGAGCCCGGCCGCGTCGACCCGGTTCCAGATCTCGGGGACGTTCTCGATCTCGATCCAGTGGTACTGGATGTTGTTGCGGTCGGTGATGTCGGCGGTGTTGCGGCCGAAGTCGGTGGAGATGCCACCCAGGGCGCGCAGCGCGTCCGCGCCCAGGACCGCGCCGTCGGTGCGGACCCGCATCATGAAGTAGCGGTCGTCCAGCTCCTCCTCGGCGACCTGGCCGGTCTTGCCGCCGTCGAAGCCGGGAGCGCGCTGGGTGTAGAGGCCCATCCAGCGGAACCGGCCGCGCAGGTCGGCGGGGTCGATAGAGTCGAAGCCGCGGCGGGAGTAGATGTGCAGGATCCGGTCGCGGACGTTGAGCGGGTCGTCGTCCTTCTTGGTCTGCTCGTTCTTGTTCAGCGGCTCGCGGTAGCCCAGCGCCCACTGGCCCTCGCCCTTCTTGGGGCGGGGACGGCTCGACTTGGGACGGCCGGGCCCGGTGGCCGCGGCGGGGCGGGTGTCGGGTCCGGCGGTGGAGCCCTGAGCGGTGCTGGCGGGGTTCGGTGCGTTCACGAGGAGGTCCTTGTGGCGTGGGGAGACGCGCATGCCGCGACTGGCCGGCTCCTCGACGCTGAGGATGCTGCTGGCCTGCGACCGGCGCCCGATGGACAGTGGCTTGTCTGGGGCGGGTCAGCGGGGCCAACACATCATGCTGCGGGTGCGACCGAGGTCCACGTGGCGCCGGGCCACGAGGAACTTGGTGGTTGCCGCAGTGATCATGTCCAGAAGTCTCAGGGAGCGGACGGGGGTCCCACAACCCGAGATCTCATGATGTGAACATGGCGTCCACGATTCGGACAAGACTCGCTTCGCCCCGCGGGGGAGCGGCGCGGATGCGACCCAGATCACGTCGCGAGATCGCTCCGCGAACCGTCTCGGCGGGGGCCGAGTCGCGTGACTAGGGTTGCGCCATGACCGACGCCCCCCTGCTCAGCAGCACCTACCAGCAGATGCTCTCGGTGATCGAGAGCGTGGAGCCCCGGATCGCCGAGGCGACCCGCCAGGAGCTCACCGACCAGCGCGAGTCGCTGAAGCTGATCGCGAGTGAGAACTACGCGTCTCCCGCGGTGCTGATGACCATGGGCACCTGGTTCAGCGACAAGTACGCCGAAGGCACGGTCGGCCACCGCTTCTACGCCGGCTGCCAGAACGTCGACACCGTCGAGTCGGTGGCGGCCGAGCACGCCCGCGAGCTGTTCGGGGCGCCGTACGCCTATGCGCAGCCGCACTCGGGGATCGACGCCAACCTGGTGGCGTTCTGGTCGATCCTGGCCCACCGGGTCGAGGGGCCGTGGCTGCAGAAGTTCGGCGCGAAGAACGTGAACGAGCTCACCGAGGAGGACTGGGAGAGCCTGCGCTCGGAGTTCGGCAACCAGCGGCTGCTCGGGATGAGCCTGGACGCCGGCGGCCACCTCACCCACGGCTTCCGCCCCAACATCAGCGGCAAGATGTTCCACCAGCAGCAGTACGGCACCGACCCGGAGACCGGGCTGCTGGACTACGACGCGGTGCGGGCCAAGGCGCGGGAGTTCCAGCCGCTGGTGATCGTCGCCGGCTACTCCGCCTATCCCCGGCGGGTGAACTTCGCCAAGATGCGCGAGATCGCCGACGAGGTGGACGCGAC encodes:
- a CDS encoding nitrite/sulfite reductase, which gives rise to MNAPNPASTAQGSTAGPDTRPAAATGPGRPKSSRPRPKKGEGQWALGYREPLNKNEQTKKDDDPLNVRDRILHIYSRRGFDSIDPADLRGRFRWMGLYTQRAPGFDGGKTGQVAEEELDDRYFMMRVRTDGAVLGADALRALGGISTDFGRNTADITDRNNIQYHWIEIENVPEIWNRVDAAGLTTLEACGDSPRGFLGSPVAGIAKDEIIDGTEALAEIKRRYIGNPDFSNLPRKFKTALTGHPSHDVAPEVNDVSFVGTVHPEHGPGFDLWVGGGLSTNPMLAQKLGVWIPVDEVADAWEGVISIFRDYGYRRLRSRARLKFLVADWGVEKFREVLESEYLHRTLVDCPSPEAPAVQGDHIGVHEQKDGRFYVGATPLVGRIDGTTLTALGDLVEKYDADGARLTAYQKLVVIGVDGTDTDAFVEDLERIGLTARPSNWRRTTMACTGIEFCKLAIVDTKERARRLVTELEQRFPDLEVPISVNVNGCPNACARTQVADIGLKGQLVMDESGQQVEGFQVHLGGGLGLEAGFGRKLRAHKVTSAGLDDYVTNVVRAFLAERHDDESFAQWVGRADDAVLRGEAVLEEAGV